Proteins encoded in a region of the Lysobacterales bacterium genome:
- a CDS encoding DUF1631 domain-containing protein translates to MLSSGFSGVDASHSVRLSQRALSRRVRQLLEGVLKFGSDELERGLKATLDETEQQLFKLADQARSGDIQASCFEALREIKRGRADVVPRFLIALEGALATLKDPPENSPLAGNDARLAFGELSLVADIELEQNMLLGEIASRAEVRHSLPLFLLGQRFGVVAGRPAFEAERLPVGPRALCAFLRTAVATLDLNNEYRLLIYRQFERQVMGLIGSLYEALNSYLARERVLPNLSFAPNRKPVARASAEPAAKSSEPKASPEAKPAEARAAAVARPVAPVGSPPAPQGVAGREASSAPPSARASVPSEGFHPETVPFRDPDEPGLGAGFSPAPSGPRPYTAWPGTASPEPMDAGAAGAEAGAADGRMFDMLRELLAGRRALLGKLGGAQAKPPPNAHVATRDDVQAVLALLQTREPAPVLVDGKPAARSLTHLKQDLLAQLRQVTPPGMSPSLGPEESDTIELMSLLYEHILRDIKQTSPAASLLTKLQVPMLRVALADKGFFTRRQHPARQMLNVVAETGTSWLLDEDEADRALLDKINVVVERATHDYMGDSAVFDSLVGDLQQQMQTLARKAEVAERRHVEAARGKEKLELARIRAEQAIGDRLAGKRVPRFLATLLQQAWTDVLALSLLRGGEESPLYRDQLDIAEQLIQIGGGQAVPPAVLGQLREDIERALIKVGYHDGDAAAITARLLASDDEPEPQGEGNTRTELAMKLKSRVRLGQSADSSESATPSAPAQAPLSEGERAQFDRIRHLPFGTWFEFPNPEGGTLRRRMSWFSTVTGNALFVNHRGQRAAEHSLEWLAREMDAGRVKVVMAEEGTVIDRAWQSIMGALRNFAQRAPAGAAS, encoded by the coding sequence ATGCTGAGTTCCGGCTTCTCGGGCGTCGACGCCAGCCACAGCGTCCGTCTTTCCCAGCGGGCCTTGTCGCGGCGCGTGCGCCAGCTGCTGGAGGGCGTGCTGAAGTTCGGCTCCGATGAGCTCGAGCGCGGGCTCAAGGCCACGCTCGACGAGACCGAGCAGCAGCTGTTCAAGCTCGCCGACCAGGCCCGCAGCGGCGATATCCAGGCCTCCTGCTTCGAGGCCCTGCGCGAGATCAAGCGCGGTCGCGCCGATGTGGTGCCGCGATTTCTGATTGCGCTCGAAGGCGCGCTGGCGACGCTCAAGGACCCGCCCGAGAACAGCCCGCTTGCGGGCAACGACGCCCGCCTGGCTTTCGGCGAACTGAGCCTGGTGGCCGATATCGAGCTTGAGCAGAACATGCTGCTGGGCGAGATCGCGAGCCGCGCCGAAGTGCGCCACAGTCTGCCTCTGTTTCTGCTGGGCCAGCGCTTCGGTGTCGTCGCCGGCCGCCCCGCTTTCGAAGCCGAGCGCCTGCCCGTCGGCCCGCGTGCGCTCTGCGCCTTTCTGCGCACCGCGGTTGCGACGCTCGATCTGAACAACGAGTACCGGCTGCTGATCTATCGCCAGTTCGAGCGCCAGGTGATGGGCCTGATCGGCTCCCTGTACGAGGCGCTGAACAGCTACCTCGCGCGCGAGCGCGTGTTGCCCAACTTGAGCTTTGCGCCAAACCGCAAGCCTGTCGCGCGCGCCTCGGCAGAGCCAGCGGCCAAGTCCAGCGAGCCCAAAGCTTCGCCCGAGGCAAAGCCTGCCGAAGCGCGCGCCGCAGCGGTTGCCCGGCCGGTCGCGCCCGTGGGATCGCCACCGGCACCGCAGGGCGTAGCGGGGCGGGAGGCTTCTTCCGCGCCGCCGTCGGCGCGCGCCTCGGTGCCGAGCGAGGGTTTCCATCCGGAAACCGTGCCCTTTCGCGATCCCGACGAGCCCGGCCTGGGGGCGGGCTTCTCACCCGCGCCCAGCGGCCCGCGTCCGTACACCGCGTGGCCGGGCACAGCCAGCCCCGAGCCCATGGACGCTGGCGCGGCCGGCGCCGAGGCCGGTGCGGCGGACGGCCGCATGTTCGACATGCTGCGCGAGCTGCTGGCGGGTCGTCGCGCCCTGCTCGGCAAGCTCGGCGGTGCCCAGGCCAAACCCCCGCCGAACGCCCATGTCGCGACCCGCGACGACGTCCAGGCGGTGCTGGCTCTTCTGCAGACCCGCGAACCCGCACCGGTGCTGGTGGACGGCAAGCCGGCGGCGCGCTCGCTGACCCACCTGAAGCAGGATCTGCTGGCGCAGCTGCGCCAGGTCACGCCCCCCGGCATGAGCCCCAGCCTGGGCCCCGAGGAGTCGGACACCATCGAGCTGATGAGCCTGCTCTACGAGCACATCCTGCGCGACATCAAGCAGACCAGCCCAGCGGCGAGCCTCTTGACCAAGCTGCAGGTGCCGATGCTGCGGGTGGCGCTGGCCGACAAGGGCTTCTTCACCCGTCGTCAGCACCCCGCGCGGCAGATGCTGAACGTGGTCGCCGAGACCGGCACCAGCTGGCTGCTCGATGAAGACGAAGCCGATCGCGCCCTGCTCGACAAAATCAACGTGGTGGTTGAGCGCGCCACACACGACTACATGGGCGACTCGGCGGTGTTCGACAGCCTGGTCGGTGATCTGCAGCAGCAGATGCAGACGCTGGCCCGCAAGGCCGAGGTCGCCGAGCGCCGTCACGTCGAAGCCGCGCGCGGCAAGGAGAAGCTCGAGCTGGCGCGGATCCGCGCCGAGCAGGCGATTGGCGATCGACTCGCCGGCAAGCGCGTGCCGCGCTTTCTCGCCACCCTGCTGCAGCAGGCCTGGACTGACGTGCTGGCGCTGTCGCTGCTGCGCGGTGGCGAGGAGTCCCCGCTCTACCGCGATCAGCTCGACATCGCCGAACAGCTCATCCAGATCGGCGGCGGCCAGGCGGTGCCGCCGGCCGTGCTGGGGCAGCTGCGCGAGGACATCGAGCGCGCCTTGATCAAGGTCGGCTATCACGACGGTGACGCCGCGGCGATCACGGCGCGTCTCTTGGCCAGCGATGACGAGCCCGAACCGCAGGGTGAAGGCAACACCCGCACCGAACTGGCGATGAAGCTGAAGTCGCGGGTGCGGCTCGGCCAGAGCGCCGACAGCAGCGAGTCTGCGACCCCCAGCGCGCCCGCCCAGGCGCCGCTGTCGGAAGGCGAGCGCGCGCAGTTCGACCGCATCCGTCACCTGCCCTTCGGCACCTGGTTCGAGTTCCCCAATCCCGAGGGTGGCACCCTGCGGCGACGCATGTCGTGGTTCAGCACGGTCACCGGCAATGCGCTGTTCGTGAATCATCGCGGCCAGCGCGCCGCTGAACACAGCCTGGAATGGCTCGCCCGCGAGATGGACGCCGGGCGGGTCAAGGTGGTGATGGCTGAAGAAGGCACGGTCATTGATCGCGCCTGGCAGTCGATCATGGGGGCCCTGCGCAACTTCGCCCAGCGTGCCCCGGCAGGAGCCGCGTCATGA
- the thrC gene encoding threonine synthase: MRFISTRGGGAPQTLSNALALGLAEDGGLFVPEAFPSLPTLPQAGLSLAETASALIAPFFAGDALAAELPAICAEALDFPVPVLPTHDPRTEVLELFHGPTAAFKDVGARFLAACFARLPRESSAQPLTILVATSGDTGGAVAAAFHRRPGFRVVVLYPDGRVSPRQAHQLSCFGDNIHTYRVQGSFDDCQRMVKAAFSDPELRSAIPLSSANSISLGRLLPQMSYYAHSALAHAARYGEPARYVIPTGNLGNALACLWARRLGLPIGEVLLATNANRVLPDFIDSGEYRPGPSVSTLANAMDVGAPSNLERLRHWLPEIDGLRAAVSARSIDDARLSKLIREAEAHYGHTLCPHTAAAFAVIEDRRAAGDEGRFIAVATAHPAKFESVVEPLVGHVVPVPSALAALLARPAQAQPLAAEDAALKAALRGIAHA; this comes from the coding sequence ATGCGCTTCATCTCCACCCGCGGCGGCGGCGCGCCGCAGACGCTTTCGAACGCACTCGCGCTGGGTCTGGCGGAAGACGGCGGACTGTTCGTTCCCGAAGCATTCCCCTCGCTGCCGACACTGCCGCAGGCCGGGCTCAGCCTTGCCGAGACCGCCAGCGCGCTCATCGCGCCCTTCTTCGCGGGGGACGCACTCGCAGCCGAGCTGCCGGCGATCTGCGCCGAGGCGCTGGACTTCCCGGTGCCGGTGCTGCCGACCCACGATCCGCGCACCGAAGTGCTGGAGCTGTTCCATGGCCCCACCGCGGCCTTCAAGGACGTGGGCGCCCGCTTTCTGGCCGCCTGCTTCGCCCGCCTGCCGCGTGAGTCCAGCGCGCAGCCGCTGACCATCCTGGTCGCGACCTCGGGCGACACCGGTGGTGCGGTGGCCGCGGCCTTCCATCGGCGGCCGGGTTTCCGCGTGGTGGTGCTGTATCCGGACGGCCGCGTCAGCCCGCGCCAGGCGCATCAGCTGAGCTGCTTCGGCGACAACATCCACACCTACCGCGTGCAGGGCAGCTTCGACGACTGCCAGCGCATGGTGAAGGCGGCCTTCTCCGATCCTGAACTGCGCTCGGCGATTCCGCTGTCCTCCGCCAACAGCATCAGCCTGGGCCGCCTGCTGCCGCAGATGAGCTACTACGCGCATTCGGCGCTGGCGCACGCGGCCAGATACGGCGAGCCCGCGCGCTACGTGATTCCCACCGGCAACCTCGGCAATGCTTTGGCCTGCCTGTGGGCGCGGCGGCTGGGCCTGCCGATCGGCGAGGTGCTGCTCGCGACCAACGCGAACCGCGTGCTGCCCGACTTCATCGACAGCGGCGAGTACCGGCCCGGGCCCAGCGTCTCGACCCTGGCGAACGCGATGGACGTGGGCGCGCCCAGCAATCTGGAGCGACTGCGCCACTGGCTGCCGGAGATCGATGGCCTGCGCGCCGCCGTCAGCGCCCGATCGATTGACGACGCGCGGCTGTCGAAGCTCATCCGCGAGGCCGAAGCGCACTACGGCCACACCCTCTGCCCGCACACCGCTGCGGCGTTCGCGGTGATCGAGGACCGGCGCGCGGCCGGAGACGAAGGCCGCTTCATCGCGGTGGCGACTGCGCACCCGGCCAAGTTCGAGAGCGTGGTCGAGCCCCTGGTCGGGCATGTCGTGCCAGTGCCGTCTGCGCTCGCGGCGCTGCTGGCGCGGCCGGCGCAGGCGCAGCCGCTGGCGGCGGAGGATGCTGCACTCAAGGCGGCGCTCCGGGGCATCGCGCACGCGTGA
- a CDS encoding EAL domain-containing protein, with protein MKSALSHASVRRPLIAGLIALLVGLALTALLTREHARLLSAQQEASLGWLAERSAIGLRAQLENCALLVRSLQALFNSSGKVEAHEFQQMYEDLQPRRLFPALRSLAYAGYEPGPPASYPTVFYAPLLGNERIAGLDIATQPANLRALEIARDTDDAAMSEVFDLVQLGTDGKPLKGFILRLPIYSPGPRPLDVAERRARFIGSPAASFSINELLEQVLPDADEAIALSVRDISLEPGVLLYRSGEAEPGARIEARIIEFAGRRWRLEIAPLPAFSQSLKVIPLVSAGFGLIASLLLGALFFNVARTRETALGLAEQMSQRFRESEERFRALTELLPAAVLLARSDDRVVYLNFAGRQLLGVDGGTAELALSKLFEDRALAERLRTGQSASVEGLSARVLRPDLGGFWASVSMTDIVLEAEPHHLVVIQDSTESHALTERLRHQAAHDALTGLLNRASFEQALRETAQAGTVRTRQAALLYLDLDQFKLINDTAGHDAGDRMVSELASLLLACVESTDVLARLGGDEFGLLLRGANRHHALAVAESIRQTVRGHRFVFEGKQHSLTVSIGVVLLDQASSRDTRELLALADTACYMAKEQGRNRVHLTASDDIVARRRRDEMAWINRLKQALAENRFELHYQRIEPLGEGGQGHLELLLRLRDEQGRLVPPAEFIPAAERYALMPSIDRWVLQNALAAMRRGRAPEASLWAINLSAHTLEDDSFADFVCSELGKSGVPAARLCFEVTETAALTHMERAMAFIQRMRTLGCRFALDDFGSGMSSFGYLKQLPVDLVKIDGSFIRDIESDPMSLSIVQALTGICHQAQVNVVAEFVENMRIAEILRGLGVDYAQGYALHRPQPLEEAGRRETPAG; from the coding sequence GTGAAGTCAGCCCTGAGCCACGCGAGCGTGCGGCGGCCGCTGATTGCAGGCTTGATCGCCCTGCTGGTCGGACTCGCGCTCACCGCCCTGCTGACGCGCGAGCATGCGCGACTGCTCAGCGCCCAGCAGGAGGCCAGTCTCGGCTGGCTGGCCGAGCGCAGCGCGATCGGTCTCCGCGCGCAGCTGGAAAACTGCGCGCTGCTGGTGCGTTCGCTGCAGGCCCTGTTCAACTCCAGCGGCAAGGTCGAGGCCCACGAGTTCCAGCAGATGTACGAGGACCTGCAGCCGCGTCGGCTGTTTCCCGCGCTGCGTTCCCTCGCCTATGCCGGCTATGAGCCGGGCCCGCCCGCGAGCTATCCCACCGTGTTCTACGCGCCGCTGCTGGGCAATGAGCGCATCGCCGGCCTGGACATCGCGACCCAGCCCGCCAACCTGCGCGCGCTGGAGATCGCGCGCGACACCGACGATGCCGCGATGTCCGAGGTGTTCGATCTCGTTCAGCTGGGCACCGACGGCAAGCCGCTGAAGGGCTTCATCCTGCGTCTGCCGATCTACTCGCCGGGCCCGCGTCCGCTGGATGTGGCCGAACGCCGCGCGCGATTCATCGGCTCGCCGGCGGCCTCGTTCTCGATCAACGAGCTGCTGGAGCAGGTGCTGCCGGACGCCGATGAAGCGATCGCGCTCAGCGTGCGCGACATCAGTCTCGAACCCGGCGTGCTGCTCTACCGCAGCGGTGAGGCGGAGCCGGGGGCGCGCATCGAAGCGCGGATCATCGAGTTCGCCGGCCGCCGCTGGCGTTTGGAGATCGCGCCCTTGCCGGCGTTTTCGCAGTCGCTGAAGGTGATCCCGCTGGTCAGCGCCGGCTTCGGCCTGATCGCCAGCCTGCTGCTCGGGGCGCTGTTCTTCAACGTCGCCCGCACCCGCGAAACAGCGCTCGGCCTGGCCGAGCAGATGAGCCAGCGCTTCCGCGAAAGCGAGGAGCGCTTCCGCGCGCTGACCGAACTGCTGCCCGCCGCCGTGCTGCTGGCGCGCTCCGATGACCGCGTGGTCTACCTCAACTTCGCCGGACGCCAGCTGCTGGGGGTGGACGGCGGCACTGCCGAATTGGCGCTGTCGAAGCTGTTCGAGGATCGCGCGCTGGCCGAACGTTTGCGCACGGGACAGAGCGCCAGCGTCGAGGGCCTGAGCGCGCGCGTCCTGCGGCCGGACCTCGGCGGATTCTGGGCATCGGTGTCGATGACCGACATCGTGCTGGAGGCGGAGCCACACCATCTGGTGGTGATCCAGGACAGCACCGAGTCGCATGCGCTGACCGAGCGCCTGCGCCATCAGGCGGCGCACGATGCCTTGACCGGCCTGCTCAACCGGGCCAGCTTCGAGCAGGCGCTGCGCGAAACCGCCCAGGCCGGCACCGTGCGCACGCGGCAGGCCGCTCTGCTGTATCTCGACCTGGACCAGTTCAAGCTGATCAACGACACCGCTGGCCACGATGCCGGCGACCGCATGGTCAGCGAGCTGGCCAGCCTGCTGCTGGCCTGCGTCGAGTCGACCGACGTACTGGCGCGACTCGGCGGCGACGAGTTCGGCCTGCTGCTGCGTGGCGCCAACCGGCACCATGCGCTGGCGGTGGCCGAGAGCATCCGTCAGACCGTGCGCGGCCACCGCTTCGTGTTCGAGGGCAAGCAGCATTCGCTCACCGTCAGCATCGGCGTGGTCCTGCTCGACCAGGCCAGTTCGCGCGATACCCGGGAGCTGCTGGCGCTCGCGGACACCGCCTGCTACATGGCCAAGGAGCAGGGTCGCAATCGCGTCCACCTGACCGCCTCGGACGACATCGTGGCGCGTCGGCGCCGCGACGAGATGGCCTGGATCAACCGTCTCAAGCAGGCGCTTGCCGAAAACCGCTTCGAGCTGCACTACCAGCGCATCGAGCCGCTGGGCGAAGGCGGTCAGGGCCATCTGGAATTGCTGCTGCGCCTGCGCGACGAGCAGGGTCGTCTGGTGCCGCCGGCCGAGTTCATTCCCGCCGCCGAACGCTACGCGCTGATGCCCTCCATCGACCGCTGGGTGCTGCAGAACGCGCTGGCGGCGATGCGCCGCGGGCGCGCGCCAGAGGCCTCTCTGTGGGCCATCAACCTGTCTGCGCACACCCTGGAGGACGACAGCTTCGCTGACTTCGTCTGCAGCGAACTCGGCAAGAGCGGCGTCCCGGCGGCGCGGCTGTGCTTCGAAGTCACCGAGACCGCAGCGCTGACCCATATGGAGCGGGCGATGGCCTTCATCCAGCGCATGCGCACGCTGGGCTGCCGCTTTGCGCTCGACGATTTCGGCTCAGGCATGTCTTCGTTCGGGTATCTCAAGCAGCTGCCGGTGGATCTGGTGAAGATCGACGGCAGTTTCATCCGCGATATCGAGAGCGACCCGATGAGCCTGTCGATCGTGCAGGCGCTGACCGGCATCTGCCATCAGGCCCAGGTCAATGTGGTGGCCGAGTTCGTCGAGAACATGCGCATCGCCGAGATCCTCCGCGGGCTCGGGGTCGACTACGCCCAGGGCTATGCCCTGCATCGACCGCAGCCGCTGGAAGAGGCGGGGCGCCGCGAGACGCCGGCGGGCTGA
- a CDS encoding S9 family peptidase, with the protein MSLAPIASFAAQPLSLEALTGEQPLSGPSLMQPKIAPDGARVTFLKSRDEDRFRLDLWEYHIESGETRRLVDSQALVPNEVLSDEEKARRERQRIVGLTGIVDYHWAPDGRRLLFPLGGELYLYDLAAEPGQQVRKLTNGEGFATDPKVSPKGGYVSFIRGRDLWVIDLADGRSHRLTSDGSEVIGNGVAEFVADEEMDRHTGYWWAPDDSAIAYARIDETPVPIRERFEIHADTSTIVQQRYPAAGEANVAISLHVVDLTSALSAPKAVPGRIETTEGPRTVMLQDRMQAPAHAAIDLGPERDIYLTRVNWATPRLLSFQRQSRDQRRLDLVLHDLDSGRQRVLLTETADTWVPLHHNLRFLKDGQRFLWSSERSGFEHLYLGDLASGALTPLTRGEWTVEDVLALDEDAGLVYFSGTLDSALEKHAYALPLGGGEPKRLTAAGAWHEVKFADNASVYVDSWNSPSTPPQMELYRASGERIAALIDNALDADHPYAPYLAAHLPMEFGKLIAADGETALHYSVIKPAGFDPGKRYPAVVLVYGGPAAQTVKRTWQVDYNQYLAQQGYVVFSLDNRGTPRRGAAFGGALYGKQGTVEVDDQRRGVAFLRGLPYVDGERIGVYGWSNGGYMTLMLLARAGEDYACGAAGAPVTDWALYDTHYTERYMDLPQRNPEGYRQASVFTHLDGLTKPLLLLHGMADDNVLFVNSTRLMSELQARGQAFELMTYPGARHGLQKKDALHRFRVTEAFFARCLGAEN; encoded by the coding sequence ATGAGCCTCGCCCCCATCGCCAGCTTCGCCGCACAGCCCCTGAGCCTCGAAGCCCTGACCGGCGAGCAGCCGCTGTCCGGGCCCTCACTGATGCAGCCCAAGATCGCGCCCGACGGCGCCCGCGTGACCTTTCTGAAGAGTCGCGACGAGGACCGCTTCCGTCTCGATCTGTGGGAGTACCACATCGAATCCGGCGAGACCCGCCGCCTGGTCGATTCGCAGGCGTTGGTACCCAATGAAGTGCTGTCGGACGAGGAGAAGGCCCGCCGCGAGCGCCAGCGCATCGTCGGCCTGACCGGCATCGTCGACTACCACTGGGCACCGGACGGCCGCCGCCTGCTGTTCCCGCTCGGCGGCGAGCTCTACCTCTACGACCTCGCCGCCGAGCCCGGCCAGCAGGTGCGCAAGCTGACGAACGGGGAAGGCTTCGCCACCGATCCCAAGGTGTCGCCGAAGGGCGGCTACGTCAGCTTCATCCGCGGCCGCGACCTGTGGGTGATCGACCTCGCCGACGGCCGCAGCCATCGCCTGACCTCGGACGGCAGCGAGGTGATCGGCAACGGCGTCGCCGAGTTCGTCGCCGACGAGGAAATGGACCGCCACACCGGCTACTGGTGGGCACCGGACGACTCCGCCATTGCGTATGCGCGCATCGACGAAACCCCGGTGCCGATCCGCGAACGCTTCGAGATCCACGCCGACACCAGCACCATCGTCCAGCAGCGCTATCCGGCCGCTGGCGAAGCCAATGTCGCCATCAGCCTGCACGTGGTCGATCTGACGTCTGCGCTCAGCGCACCCAAGGCCGTGCCCGGCCGCATCGAGACCACCGAGGGGCCGCGCACGGTCATGCTGCAGGACCGCATGCAGGCACCCGCGCACGCGGCCATCGACCTCGGCCCCGAACGCGACATCTACCTCACCCGCGTCAACTGGGCGACGCCGCGCCTGCTCAGCTTCCAGCGACAGTCGCGTGACCAGCGCCGGCTCGACCTCGTGCTGCACGACCTCGACAGCGGCCGCCAGCGCGTGCTGCTGACCGAGACCGCCGACACCTGGGTGCCGCTGCATCACAACCTGCGCTTCCTCAAAGACGGCCAGCGCTTTCTGTGGAGCAGCGAGCGCTCGGGCTTCGAGCACCTGTATCTGGGCGACCTGGCGAGCGGCGCGCTGACGCCGCTGACCCGCGGCGAGTGGACCGTCGAGGACGTGCTGGCCCTGGATGAAGACGCCGGCCTCGTCTACTTCAGCGGCACGCTCGACTCCGCGCTGGAGAAGCATGCCTACGCGCTGCCGCTCGGCGGCGGCGAGCCGAAGCGCCTGACCGCCGCTGGCGCCTGGCACGAGGTGAAGTTCGCCGACAACGCCAGCGTCTACGTCGACAGCTGGAACAGCCCGAGCACGCCGCCGCAGATGGAGCTCTACCGCGCCTCGGGCGAGCGCATCGCCGCGCTGATCGACAACGCGCTCGACGCCGACCATCCCTATGCGCCGTATCTGGCCGCGCACCTGCCGATGGAGTTCGGCAAGCTGATCGCCGCCGACGGCGAAACCGCGCTGCACTACAGCGTGATCAAGCCGGCCGGATTCGATCCCGGCAAGCGCTACCCGGCGGTGGTGCTGGTCTACGGCGGCCCGGCGGCACAGACGGTCAAGCGCACCTGGCAGGTCGACTACAACCAGTACCTGGCCCAGCAGGGCTATGTGGTGTTCTCGCTGGACAACCGCGGCACGCCCCGGCGCGGTGCGGCTTTCGGCGGCGCGCTGTACGGCAAGCAAGGCACGGTGGAAGTGGATGACCAGCGCCGTGGCGTTGCCTTCCTGCGCGGGCTGCCCTATGTCGACGGCGAACGCATCGGCGTCTACGGCTGGTCCAACGGCGGCTACATGACGCTCATGCTGCTGGCCCGCGCCGGCGAGGACTACGCCTGCGGCGCGGCCGGCGCGCCGGTCACCGACTGGGCCCTGTATGACACCCACTACACCGAACGCTACATGGACCTGCCGCAGCGCAATCCGGAGGGTTACAGGCAGGCCTCGGTGTTCACCCATCTGGATGGGCTCACCAAACCGCTGCTGCTTCTGCACGGCATGGCCGACGACAACGTCCTGTTCGTGAACAGCACGCGGCTGATGTCGGAACTGCAGGCGCGCGGCCAAGCCTTCGAGCTGATGACTTATCCGGGCGCCCGCCATGGTCTGCAGAAGAAGGATGCCCTGCACCGGTTCCGGGTGACTGAAGCGTTCTTTGCGCGGTGTCTGGGGGCAGAGAACTGA
- a CDS encoding PilZ domain-containing protein has product MNESRRAKRKQAHEAIEVFDTMTELSVGRIGNLSETGMMLMASAPLVEDALYQLRFTLGGTSLKSRTLEIGVHQLWSEPSHVPGQYWSGFRFIDIGPEDASHLHAWVEAPGSQYD; this is encoded by the coding sequence ATGAACGAGTCCCGTCGCGCCAAGCGCAAGCAGGCCCACGAGGCCATCGAAGTGTTCGACACCATGACCGAACTCAGCGTCGGCCGGATCGGCAACCTCTCGGAGACCGGGATGATGCTGATGGCCTCCGCGCCGCTGGTGGAGGACGCGCTGTACCAGCTGCGCTTCACCTTGGGCGGAACCTCGCTGAAGTCGCGCACGCTGGAGATCGGCGTGCACCAGCTGTGGTCCGAGCCCAGCCACGTGCCGGGCCAGTACTGGTCGGGCTTCCGCTTCATCGATATCGGACCCGAGGACGCCAGCCACCTGCACGCCTGGGTGGAAGCGCCGGGCTCGCAGTACGACTGA